Proteins encoded by one window of Engraulis encrasicolus isolate BLACKSEA-1 chromosome 21, IST_EnEncr_1.0, whole genome shotgun sequence:
- the LOC134437619 gene encoding gap junction beta-3 protein-like — MDWKGLEGLLSGVNKYSTGFGRIWLSLVFVFRVLVFVVAAERVWSDEQKDFDCNTLMPGCANACYNHTFPISHIRLWALQLIFVTCPTFMVVMHVWYREDRERKYQAKHGEGARLYDNPGQKHGGLWWTYLLSLIFKTGIEILFLYLLHYLYANFNMPRKVSCDMWPCQHNVQCYIVRPTEKRIFTYFMVGASAVCVVLNVCEILYLLAMRVVRRSHYRSSSSRRVQREACGEPYCTECTDLPMTTYRSSNLTKELKPE; from the exons ATGGACTGGAAGGGTCTGGAGGGTCTGCTGAGCGGGGTCAATAAATACTCGACAGGATTCGGCCGCATTTGGCTCTCGCTGGTCTTCGTGTTCCGCGTCCTGGTGTTCGTGGTCGCCGCAGAACGCGTATGGAGCGACGAGCAGAAG gaCTTCGACTGCAACACGTTGATGCCGGGGTGTGCCAATGCCTGCTACAACCACACCTTCCCCATCTCCCACATCCGGCTCTGGGCCCTGCAGCTCATCTTCGTCACCTGCCCCACCTTCATGGTGGTCATGCATGTCTG GTACCGTGAGGACCGTGAGCGCAAGTACCAGGCCAAGCATGGCGAGGGGGCGCGCCTCTACGACAACCCGGGCCAGAAGCACGGTGGGCTGTGGTGGACGTACCTGCTGAGCCTGATCTTCAAGACGGGCATCGAGATTCTCTTCCTCTACCTGCTACACTACCTCTACGCCAACTTCAACATGCCACGGAAG gtctcCTGTGACATGTGGCCGTGTCAGCACAACGTGCAGTGCTACATTGTGCGTCCCACTGAGAAGCGCATCTTCACCTACTTCATGGTGGGTGCGTCGGCCGTGTGCGTGGTGCTGAACGTGTGCGAGATCCTCTACCTGCTGGCCATGCGCGTTGTGCGCCGCAGCCACTACcggagcagcagcagccggcGCGTGCAGAGGGAGGCCTGCGGAGAACCGTACTGCACCGAGTGCACTGACCTGCCCATGACCACTTACAGGTCCAGCAACCTCACCAAGGAACTCAAGCCAGAGTAG